The Falco naumanni isolate bFalNau1 chromosome 1, bFalNau1.pat, whole genome shotgun sequence genome window below encodes:
- the LOC121085868 gene encoding UBA-like domain-containing protein 2-A produces MCTPSNTPATPPNFPDALAMFSKLRTSESLQSSNSPITSMACSPPGSFSPFWASSPPSHQPAWLPPSSPTAHGLHHHLHHPQPAWPPAPPPPQKAVATMDGQR; encoded by the coding sequence ATGTGCACCCCCAGCAACACGCCGGCCACGCCACCCAACTTCCCGGATGCCCTGGCCATGTTCTCCAAGCTGCGGACCTCCgagagcctgcagagcagcaacagCCCCATCACCTCCATGGCCTGCTCCCCTCCGGGGAGCTTCAGCCCCTTCTGGGCCTCCTCGccccccagccaccagcccGCCTGGCTGCCTCCCTCCTCGCCCACCGCCCACGGCCTCCACCACCATCTGCACCACCCGCAGCCCGCctggccccctgcccccccccccccacagaAAGCCGTGGCCACCATGGATGGCCAGAGATAA
- the LOC121085807 gene encoding uncharacterized protein LOC121085807 yields the protein MDLMALEACKAADRAKKDANRTRSRILAERARMYRSRATQEVSVDTGWRKDVYQRHLRAQERHELTVDSPTPASQDQLVGTRLEAVRSQMEHEARVTQKTEQAKAARQCSRIWDIPGRLLEQQKSSADLEQCIREGEEKKQALAERLHEPELKLAKLKFHQPSNTSRCAVVSTGPRPLAGGTHVCARCPDTAGHPFPRPTAAAHPSCAARFSEQGAPAGKNRQQPAG from the exons ATGGATCTCATGGCCTTGGAGGCCTGCAAAGCCGCTGACAGAGCCAAG AAGGACGCAAACAGGACGCGCAGCCGGATCCTTGCGGAGAGAGCGCGCATGTACCGCTCCCGGGCCACCCAGGAGGTCTCTGTAGACACAGGGTGGCGGAAGGACGTGTACCAAAGGCACCTGAGAGCG caggagaggcacGAGCTCACCGTGGACTCCCCGACCCCGGCCTCACAGGACCAGCTCGTGG GCACCAGACTGGAGGCCGTCAGGTCCCAGATGGAGCACGAGGCCAGGGTCACGCAGAAGACGGAGCAGGCCAAGGCTGCGCGGCAGTGCTCCAGGATCTGG GACATACCCGGCAGGCTCCTGGAACAGCAGAAGTCCTCGGCGGACCTGGAGCAGTGCATCAGGGAGGGCGAGGAGAAGAAGCAGGCACTGGCGGAGAGGCTGCACGAGCCGGAGCTGAAACTAGCTAAGCTGAAGTTTCACCAGCCCTCGAACACAAGCAGGTGTGCAGTCGTGTCCACCGGGCCACGGCCCTTGGCAGGGGGGACACACGTGTGTGCCAGGTGTCCCGACACAGCAGGGCACCCCTTCCCACGTCCCACTGCAGCCGCCCACCCCTCCTGTGCCGCCAGGTTTTCTGAGCAGGGGGCTCCTGCTGGGAAAAATAGGCAACAGCCTGCAGGGTAG